The DNA segment AGCTCATTAAAAACTTTTCACGAGGGTTTACTAGAAATTTATATAAATTTATAGGCTCTAAAAGTTATTGCATTCAGAATTTAATTTACGACACAATGCAACCAAACCTTTTGTTGTTAGGCAAATATATATCCCAATATTCACAATCTAAACATAAAGTATAATTACATTCTGATGACTGATAATGCACCTATTATATTTATCCATTACGGGAATAATCCATATTTAAAGTATGTTTTTAAAACAGCTAAAACTACCAACCCCAATAAAAAAATAATATTATTAGGTGATAATTCAAATAAAGAACTTGCTATTAAAAATGGTGTTGAACATTATGATTTTAAAGACTATGATAGAGGCGAACAATTAAATATATTCGAAAAATCATATAAATTTATTGCAGGAACGACACATGGAAGGGAAAATTGGACGAAATTTGTTTTTAAAAGGTGGTATATTATGCGAGTCTTTCTAAAAACACATAATATTAATAGCTTTTGGACTTTTGACTCTGACAATTTAATACTGTGCAACTTAGAAGACCTTGAACCTGTATTAAATAATTTTGACTGTACCGAACAGTGCAAAGGTAATTGTATGAATGGCTACATCAGCAATTTTAATGTTGTAGATGGCTATATCAAAAAAATGAATGAGTTATTTAATAGAGAAGAGTATATATCGCACCAAATTGATAACTTATCAAAACATCCTGATTTTGCTTACACAGAGATGAGAGCTTATGCCACTTACAAGAAAGAGGAAGGCATAAAAAGCAAACGGCTTTCTATCATAGAAAAAAACAAAGTTTTTGATGATGCGGTTTGTATTCCTGAAAACATGGAAGCTTATAACAAAAAACTGGGTGGATATAATCTAAAAAAAATATATTTTGCCAATAATGGTGAAGTATACTGCATCGAGAAGAAAACAGGGGAATATATAAAGATGATGAATCTGAATTTAAGCTGGGTTCCATTATACATATTTGAAGATATATGTAAGCACGTAACACGCGCGCCTCGTATTAAAACAATTAAGCTTTATAATATACACAACGAACCATTTATATATAAACTACGAAATAACATAGCACGGATAAAAACATTTATAAGCCACTAATGCATACTACACAAAACACCCAATGGCTAAATAACCTAAGAGTTTTTGCAACTATAGCTGTTATTACATTGCATACATGTGATAGTGTCTATCTGTTTAACATTTATAATCTAAATAAATGGTGGGTCGCAAATATTATCGACAGTAGTGTCAGATCTTGTGTTCCGCTATTTTTTATGCTATCAGGTGCACTTCTACTTAACAAGAATGAAACCTTGCACATATTTTTAAAAAAGAGATTTATACGAATCATATTGCCTTTCGTTTTTTGGTCATTAATATATATAGCCTACTGGCAAATACTCAAAATTATAAACGGAGAAGAATTTGCCCTAAAAACATTTGTGCTATTTGCAATAAATAAACTAAAAACGGGTGCGGCGGTTCACCTTTGGTATATTTATACAATATTAGGTCTATACTTTACATTTCCAATTCTATCTAAGTGGATTAAAAATTGCAAAGAGATAGAAATTAGGTATTTTTTGATCATATGGGCAATAATTATCATTTCGAACCTACCCTTAATTTCCTTAATAAAGCCTAACATCAATATGATGTTCTTTACAGGTTATATAGGATTTCCTGTGCTAGGATACTATTTAGACCAACATATCTCATTATCCCAAAAACATTATCCATTGTTAATGTATATTATAGGAACCGTAATAACAATTGTGGGCACCTACATAATTTCAAAGACACATAACTCATTTCAACATGCGTTTTACGACTACATAACTCCAAACGTTATACTATCATCAATCGGTATATTTTTATTTGCTAAATACCTTAAAATAGATAATTTAATTGTTTTAAAAATTATTAACACTATAAGTAAAAACAGTTATGGAATGTATTTAGTTCATATATTAATACTTCTACTAATGTCTAAAATAGGAATAAATAATTCATTTACACACCCTGCTGTTGGAATACCTCTTACAACAATAATTTGTATCATTACCTCATATAGTGCAATTTCATTTTTAAAGAGGATTCCTTGGGGTAAATATATATCAGGTTAAAAGGCCAATAACGTAATTAATTGTATTTCCAAATGAAAAAAAAACTTGCTCCAATAGTACTTTTTGTGTATAACAGGCCTATACACACGTTAAAAACACTGGAAGCATTAACAAACAACACCTTGGCTAATGAGTCAACGCTATATATCATCGCTGATGGGCCAATGCAAAATGCAAGTGACGAAAACATACTTGCAATAAAAAAAACAAGAGAAATAATAAGAAAAGAAAAGTGGTGTAAAGAAGTTATTATTGAAGAAAAAGAGAGCAATAAAGGTCTAGCTCCTTCTGTGATTGAAGGAGTAACAAATATTGTTAACAAACATGAAAAAATAATTGTACTTGAAGATGATTTAATAACGTCAATCCATTTTCTTGAGTTTATGAACGAAGGCCTTTATAAATATGAAAAAAAAGCAAATATATATTCTATAAATAGCCATATGTTTCCGATTGAAGCAAAGGAATCAAAATCAGTATTATTACCAATGACTACAACATGGGGATGGGCAACTTGGAAGGAGAAGTGGAAATGTTTTGAAGTTAATACAGATATAAATACACCAATTTTCACTAATCCTCACCTACAAAATAGATTTAATCTACCTAGCTACGATTATACCCAAATGTTGCTAAAAGCAAAACATTCGTGGGGAATCCATTGGTATTATTCGGTATTTAAACGAAATGGCCTCGGTGTTTTTCCTACACAGTCTCTTGTTTCGAACATCGGTTTTGATGGAAGTGGAGTAAATTGCGGAACGGAGTTGACTAGTAGCTTTATACACCAAGGAAAAATTAAAGTATTAATTGAAGATACTATTGATATTTATTTTTACAGTCTTTATCTTAACTATTTCGACAAAAAAAGCAAGTCCAAAGCACTTTCTACAAGGATCATTCGCAGGATATTAAACAAACTAAAATGATTAAACGAATTGTTTTATACCTTATTAAAAAGTTATTTCAGGTTGAAGGTGTAGCATCTGCCATACAGCGTCAACTTGATCTCAACAAAACAAACAACAACAACAATGCATGTTTGATTTACGGTAAAGAAACTGTGCTTCATTCAGATGCAATAATATTAAATGGAACAAACAAAAAGGAAAACATTTCGCTTGGAGACAATTGTTTATGTAGAGGTACTCTTCTAACTTTCAACTATGGCGGAATAATAAGCATTGGTAACCATTGTTATATAGGTGATTTAGTTCGAATCTGGTCGGCAGAAAAAATTAGTATAGGTAATGATGTACTGATATCACATAATGTAAACATAATAGATACAGATTCACATGAATTAAACAGCATAGAACGAAAAGAAAATGGCCGAAAAATTCTAAAGGATGGGCTAATTCTTCCTAAAGGAAACGTAAAATCAGCCCCCATCATTATTGAAGACAATGTGTGGCTTAGTTTTAATGTAAGTGTTTTGAAAGGGGTAACAATTGGCAAAGGGGCAGTAGTGGCAGCAGGGTCCGTTGTAACTAAGAATGTAGCCTCTTATACATTAGTTGGAGGCACCCCCGCTAAATTCATAAAGAAACTATGTTAAGAAAATATTGGACAAAGATTTTAAAAAAAAATGTAGCACAAGATCATTCATCTTACACAAATATTCACAAAACGTCAATTTTTCCAAAAAAACTTAAGCTTAGGTTCGACGTAATAAAAGAAAATAGAATATATGTTACTATTGGTGAAAAATGTATTATTGTAGCAAATTTCATATTTGAATCTGCAAAAGGAGAAATTAGTATTGGTAACAATGTACATATTGGCGGTGCCAACCTTATTTTGAGAAGCAAGATTACAATAGGCAATAATGTAACCATGGCATGGGACATTACCATTTACGACCATGACTCTCACAGTATATATTGGAATTACCGAAGAAAAGATAACGAACAATGTTACAAAGATTATTTGGCCTACGAAGGAAATAATGTAATAAATAAGGATTGGGAACATGTTAACTCGCAACCAATAATAATCTCAGATAAGGTTTGGATAGGTTTTGGGGTCACAATATTAAAAGGCGTCACCATTGGAGAAGGTGCTATTGTCGGAGCCAAAAGCGTAGTAACCAAAAATGTGCCAGCATGGTGCATAGTTGCAGGAAATCCTGCACGCATAGTTAAACGATTAGAAGAACCTAAATAAACATGAAAATACTAATAGTTGGATCAAAAGGGTTTATTGGCTCACATGCCTTGCAATATTTTAGAGCGAGTGGACATATAGTGTATGGCTGCGATGTGGTAGTTGAGTATGAAGACGAGCACTATTTTTTAGTAGATGCCACCCAACCCAATTTTCAAGAACCGTTTAAGGCAATTAAGTTTGATGTGTGCATCAATTGCTCGGGAGCAGCCAGTGTGCCACAATCTATTCAAAATCCATTACGCGACTTTCAACTCAATACGGCCAATGTGTTTCTCTTATTAGATAGCATTAGGCAGCACGCTCCAAGTTGCAAATTTATAAATATGTCGAGTGCTGCAGTATATGGTAACCCTATGAGTCTACCTATTAACGAAACACACAAAACCAAGCCAGTATCACCCTATGGCGAGCACAAGCGCATGGCCGAAGAAGTATGTCAAGAGTTCTACACTCACTTCTCTATAGCATGTTGTAATTTGCGCATCTTTTCGGCTTATGGAGAGGGTTTAAAAAAGCAGTTGTTTTGGGATTTATACAAAAAGTCAAGTGATGAACACATCAAATTATTTGGAACTGGAGAAGAAACCCGAGATTTCATCTTTATATCAGACTTGCTTCAGGCTATCAATTTAGTCATGGTAAATGCACAATTTAAGGGCGAGGCCATTAACGTGGCCAATGGTAATCAATTAAAAATAAGAGATGTTGCAATACTGTTTTTCAAACTACTAAATTACCAAGGCAACATATCTTTTTTAGGCAATAATCGTAAAGGAGACCCATTAAACTGGGAGGCCGACATAACGCATTTAAAGACCTTGGGTTATAAAAATAAGGTTAGCCTTGAGGCTGGCTTAACATCATATATAAAATGGATAGAAAGCAAATAGGCCTAATATATGCATACAATGAAACATGGATAGGTGGAACCTATTATGTTGAAAACATTATTAAAGCACTGGACGCTTTGCCTGATGGGGAAAAACCTTTTTTACACATTTTTACCAAAGATGAAGATACATACCGTCAACTTCAAGAAAAAGTAAACTACCCTCATTGCAAGTATCATTCATTAACTGTAACGCTTGGTTTATTCAAACGTTTTATAAATTTCGTTTCTGTAAAAACGACAGGTAAAAACTACATTAGAGGCATAAAAAACGAAAAGGAAATTAGTTTTTATTACCCCAATCCTAATGCATTTATTTTTAAAGATGTATCTCCAAAAAAATTAGTCTATTGGATTCCCGATTTTCAGGAAATTCATTTGCCTCATTGTTTTTCCGAAGCTGAATTAGGCAATAAAGCACTACAAAGATCACATATGGCTTTAACTGCGCAGAACATTGTTTTTAGCAGTTCCGACGCACTAAAGGATTTTCAGCAATTATATCCAGAATGTCAGGCAAAATTAAACATTCTTCGTTTCACCGTTCATTCACAAGCTGATACAAATATTTCATCCGATATATGGGAAGCCATAAAAAGCAAGTACCAAATTACTGACGACTATTTTTTATGCCCCAATCAATTGTGGATGCATAAAAATCACATAACGGTACTTAAAGCATTGCGCGAATTAAAAAACTCAACCATAAAAGTATTATTTTCGGGTAAAGAAGAAGATTACAGAAACCCAAATTTTCCGGCAGAACTAAAAACCCGAGTGGATGAATACGACATTAGTAATGTAGCCTCCTTCATTGGCTTTATACCTAAAAGTGATTTAGACATTCTTATTCAAAATGCTACAGCAATCGTACAACCTTCTTTATTCGAAGGTTGGAATACTGGTCTTGAGGAAGCCAAATTAAAAAACAAGTTCATCATTGCATCAAACATTAACGTCCATCAAGAACAGTTAAATGACTACCCCAACAAGGTGTTTTTTGAAAAAGAAAATGACATACAGCTTGCTCAAATACTAAACACCTTAATAGTACAAATACAACCCTATAATTACCAAGAAAAAACACTTGCTTTTGCACGGCAGTTTGTGAATATAAATATCTAATTACCCTTAAGCAGAAAATGGCTATAAGGAGTTTTAAACATGAGTAGCACTACTAATTTTAAGAGTTTATGAATACATCCAATACACTACAACGAAAAAAGCCACCCAATTTAAAAAGTGAAGAACAGAGATTTTTTGAATACGACTTCACGTACATGCCGTACAAATCATTTTCTTGGAAAAAAAGAATATTCTAATATCAAATCTTTATCACCTTCAAAAAGGATTTATACTACTTGCTGAATCGTTTCGAAATGCTCAGCATATAAAAAATCAATTACGAATTAAGCGAATATACGTCATAATAAAATTGTAGTACTCAAAAAAAAAGAGGTATTTATCGAGACTGGGGTGTATGCAATAAATCCGTGATCCACATTTTATTATCATTGGTTTGCAGAAACATTACCTCGATTATACTCTCAAAAGGAGGAAATAAAAAACCGATATCTAATACTCCCCTATCGATTTTAAAATTACAATTACATAGAGCCCAACTATAATTCACTGAATATAAATGTATTAAATATCAAAAAAAAGATACTAACTTACTTGTAAAGGATTTGCTTTATATTAGTGAAGTATCAGAAAGTGGAAGTTTTAATAAAGCCATCTACATCTATAAAAAGACAAAACTTAAGGTGACAGAAAAAGATGCTATTCACGAACAATATAGGCAAAAGTTATTCCTGAATAACGATATTGCAAGACCATATATATTCCCGCTGAATAAAAATACATACAGCTCAAATTATTAAATATAATATGAAAATATCCATTATTACCCCATCATATAATCAAGGTCAATTTATTGAAGAAACCATATTATCAGTACTTAATCAAAAATACCATAATTTAGAATTCATCATCATCGATGGTGGTAGTACAGATCAAACTGTTGAAATCATCAAAAAATATCAAGATAAGATTACCTACTGGGTGAGTGAAGAAGATAATGGTCAAACGCATGCAATTAATAAAGGATTTCAGAAAGCCACAGGAGAAATTATTACTTGGATAAATAGTGATGATCTATTAATACCCGATTCTCTAAATAAAATAAATGCACATTTTAAGAACGATGAAAACTTGAAATGTCTATTTGGACAATGGATTGAGTTTGACGAACAAGGTGATCGACCTTTAAGGATATTTAAACAACCAACCCTTTGTGAATGGTTGTATACAAGCCCATATGCACAGCCATCTACTTATTACAAGCGGAGTTTGCTAAAAGATATTGGTTATTTAAACGAAGAGCTTCACTTTAGCATGGACAATGATTTTTTTAAACGAATTATTTTATCCAATGTAAAATATAAATATGTTGATGAATTTTATAGCAAATTCAGATGGCATAGCACGTCAAAATCGAGCAATCTTATGGAGTTATGTCGACAAAATGACAAATTAATATACATCACTATTCTTGAAAGTTACAAATCCTCAATAAGTCAAAAATTAATTACTTTCATAAAAGAAATAGGTCTTTATCAACAACCTACAACAACTTACCAAATAAATATCCAAATAAATAATGATGATTTAATTGTAAGTTTTATCCATTACATCTCA comes from the Saccharicrinis fermentans DSM 9555 = JCM 21142 genome and includes:
- a CDS encoding glycosyltransferase; the protein is MDRKQIGLIYAYNETWIGGTYYVENIIKALDALPDGEKPFLHIFTKDEDTYRQLQEKVNYPHCKYHSLTVTLGLFKRFINFVSVKTTGKNYIRGIKNEKEISFYYPNPNAFIFKDVSPKKLVYWIPDFQEIHLPHCFSEAELGNKALQRSHMALTAQNIVFSSSDALKDFQQLYPECQAKLNILRFTVHSQADTNISSDIWEAIKSKYQITDDYFLCPNQLWMHKNHITVLKALRELKNSTIKVLFSGKEEDYRNPNFPAELKTRVDEYDISNVASFIGFIPKSDLDILIQNATAIVQPSLFEGWNTGLEEAKLKNKFIIASNINVHQEQLNDYPNKVFFEKENDIQLAQILNTLIVQIQPYNYQEKTLAFARQFVNINI
- a CDS encoding acyltransferase — its product is MLRKYWTKILKKNVAQDHSSYTNIHKTSIFPKKLKLRFDVIKENRIYVTIGEKCIIVANFIFESAKGEISIGNNVHIGGANLILRSKITIGNNVTMAWDITIYDHDSHSIYWNYRRKDNEQCYKDYLAYEGNNVINKDWEHVNSQPIIISDKVWIGFGVTILKGVTIGEGAIVGAKSVVTKNVPAWCIVAGNPARIVKRLEEPK
- a CDS encoding NAD-dependent epimerase/dehydratase family protein, translated to MKILIVGSKGFIGSHALQYFRASGHIVYGCDVVVEYEDEHYFLVDATQPNFQEPFKAIKFDVCINCSGAASVPQSIQNPLRDFQLNTANVFLLLDSIRQHAPSCKFINMSSAAVYGNPMSLPINETHKTKPVSPYGEHKRMAEEVCQEFYTHFSIACCNLRIFSAYGEGLKKQLFWDLYKKSSDEHIKLFGTGEETRDFIFISDLLQAINLVMVNAQFKGEAINVANGNQLKIRDVAILFFKLLNYQGNISFLGNNRKGDPLNWEADITHLKTLGYKNKVSLEAGLTSYIKWIESK
- a CDS encoding acyltransferase, with product MHTTQNTQWLNNLRVFATIAVITLHTCDSVYLFNIYNLNKWWVANIIDSSVRSCVPLFFMLSGALLLNKNETLHIFLKKRFIRIILPFVFWSLIYIAYWQILKIINGEEFALKTFVLFAINKLKTGAAVHLWYIYTILGLYFTFPILSKWIKNCKEIEIRYFLIIWAIIIISNLPLISLIKPNINMMFFTGYIGFPVLGYYLDQHISLSQKHYPLLMYIIGTVITIVGTYIISKTHNSFQHAFYDYITPNVILSSIGIFLFAKYLKIDNLIVLKIINTISKNSYGMYLVHILILLLMSKIGINNSFTHPAVGIPLTTIICIITSYSAISFLKRIPWGKYISG
- a CDS encoding glycosyltransferase family A protein; its protein translation is MKKKLAPIVLFVYNRPIHTLKTLEALTNNTLANESTLYIIADGPMQNASDENILAIKKTREIIRKEKWCKEVIIEEKESNKGLAPSVIEGVTNIVNKHEKIIVLEDDLITSIHFLEFMNEGLYKYEKKANIYSINSHMFPIEAKESKSVLLPMTTTWGWATWKEKWKCFEVNTDINTPIFTNPHLQNRFNLPSYDYTQMLLKAKHSWGIHWYYSVFKRNGLGVFPTQSLVSNIGFDGSGVNCGTELTSSFIHQGKIKVLIEDTIDIYFYSLYLNYFDKKSKSKALSTRIIRRILNKLK
- a CDS encoding acyltransferase gives rise to the protein MIKRIVLYLIKKLFQVEGVASAIQRQLDLNKTNNNNNACLIYGKETVLHSDAIILNGTNKKENISLGDNCLCRGTLLTFNYGGIISIGNHCYIGDLVRIWSAEKISIGNDVLISHNVNIIDTDSHELNSIERKENGRKILKDGLILPKGNVKSAPIIIEDNVWLSFNVSVLKGVTIGKGAVVAAGSVVTKNVASYTLVGGTPAKFIKKLC
- a CDS encoding glycosyltransferase family 2 protein, producing the protein MKISIITPSYNQGQFIEETILSVLNQKYHNLEFIIIDGGSTDQTVEIIKKYQDKITYWVSEEDNGQTHAINKGFQKATGEIITWINSDDLLIPDSLNKINAHFKNDENLKCLFGQWIEFDEQGDRPLRIFKQPTLCEWLYTSPYAQPSTYYKRSLLKDIGYLNEELHFSMDNDFFKRIILSNVKYKYVDEFYSKFRWHSTSKSSNLMELCRQNDKLIYITILESYKSSISQKLITFIKEIGLYQQPTTTYQINIQINNDDLIVSFIHYISFYIGRWYNEGNYNKVAKSFFFIKEIGALPLMKKLPLNTIFIRHKYVPHSLINLVRKFTR